Within the Miscanthus floridulus cultivar M001 chromosome 2, ASM1932011v1, whole genome shotgun sequence genome, the region TCCTATGATGGAGCCTCTCTAGGTCATGCTTTGTACCCTGTCAGACACACGTGGCCATGTAGTTCTCGATGAACATCTActtgagatcatcccaagatCCAACGGTGTTCGGCCCCAGACTCGTGAGCCAATTCATTGCAGATGGGGCGAGCATAACAGgcaaataatttgccatgacgTCGCTATTTCCCCAGCAGCACGCACGGCAATGGCATAAAGCTACAACCACTGCTCGGGGTTAACCTTGCCATCATAGGGTTCCACCCAGAGATCTTGAAGCCCGCTGGCCACTAGACGGCTCGTAGCCTCACTGTGAAGGGGCGAGGTCCCTCGGGATCACCGACAGCGGGCAAGGGAGCATTGGCGGGATTACCAGCATCAACTAGCAGGAGAGCAGCGTCGAGATTACCAAATTCGTTGTCGTACTGCTGTCGGCAAATAGCCTCCTATTCATGGTGCTCGTTGTGTTGTCTCTCAATGCGGTTACGAACGTCGTGGCGAGCATTGAGGATGTTGCGAACATCGCCTACAGGCTGATCGACTTCTTTTGTTGGCGTTGCCAGGATTGGCCTAGGCTGGTCGGGGAGGACGATTCCCGGCTCCTTGCTGGCCAGGATTGACGGGGTAGTTGCCTCTTGAACCGATCATGTGGTAATGGTCGTCTCCCTGGTGGCGTGCGAGGGAGAAatgactccccccccccccccgcttggCGAGACCGGGAAGGCTTTCGGACCGCGGAGCTGGTTGACTTACACCTTAGCTGCTTTATGCAACGCTCTGACCTTGGCGATCTCCGGCGTCTGTTGGAGTCTGTCTAACTCGTGAGCGGCCACGGCTAGATTAATTACTGCATCCATTTAGGTGACATGTGGTTGGTGCCATACAATTGCAAGGAGCATGTAGGATTTAATTTAGGACATGCTCCCCTTTATATGGTCCACAAGGTAAAGTGGCATTCTTTGCGGGGCATTTTTTGAATGTAAAGTATCAATCTTTGTGAGATGAACTTCTTAATTCCTAGACTCTCTCAAGCAATATATATAGTACTTCTTCCGTTCCAAATTaaaagtcgctttgacttttttttgtatatagaatttgctatatatctagacatacatTATATCCAGATACAGAGCAAAATGGATATACCTAAAAAGTCAaaccgacttataatttggaacggaggaattAGTTTGTTGTGACACTATTGTATAAGATAAATAGATAGATAATCTCATGCCCAAAAAGAATATAATTTTAGTATAGTATTGAGCCAAACTCTTCTATATTTGACTAAATTCATAAAAAaagatatcaatatttatgatgccAAATATGTGTCATTATATATTTTTGGTATGCACTTATAGTGTCATAAGTGATACTATTTTTTATATGAATTTTTTGAAAGCATAGATAGTATGAATAAAGGCAGAATTTGAGTTCCATCCTTTTTAGGTTGAAGGTACTTTGCAGTAGATGAGATGGACAAGAACTGACTATAAATAAaattctaaaaagaaaagtttcaGAGAGTCAGCGACGGCAAGGCGAGAGCATCTTCCCCACGACGCCAAATGGCGGAGCGGACAACAACGCTGTCaaggaagaaaaaaaagataaaagaaaCAGGAGATTAGGCGTCTAAACTGTAGAGGACAAAGCTCTGGCCATTATATATATCGACTCCTGCTCTGGGCTCTCGCAGTCGCAGCCACCGTGCGCTCTTGAGTCCTTGGCCCTTCGAACGCATCTTACTGGGCAGTGGGCACCACCGGCGAGTCTTTTGCATCTTCGATGGAGAACCATGGCCCCAAACCCATCCGATGCAAAGGTATGCAGCTGGATTCTTGAGCTCTGCCGCATAGTTTCGATTTCGCTGCCTAACTCGTCTTTCTCCCGTCCCATCGGCCATATTAGTCCTAGCTAACCGGCTTCCCTTTCCGGCGACGCGCAGCGGCCGTGTGCAGGGCCGCCGGCGAGCCGCTGGCCATCGAGGAGATCGTCGTGGACCCGCCCAAGGCGCACGAGGTCAGGATCAGGATCATCTGCACGTCGCTCTGCCACAGCGACGTCACGTTCTGGCGCATGAAGGTTTGGCTCTCTTTGTCCGTTCCTGCAATCGCCGGCCTTCGACCTTGTCGTGGCCCTCGTCTCGTCGCCGTGGCGTACACCGCCTCACAAGTGTCTTAGGCTGTATTTGGCATGGCTCCGAGGGGCCCCGGCTCCTCCGTGAAATCACCGAGAAGACAGAAAATGAAATGAGAAGAGGAGGAGCCGGTGGAGCCATGATTTCGAGGCTCTCTGTGCTACAGTATcaaagccggagccggagccggagccaggAGAAGCCCCTCCAAACGGGCTCTTATACTTCGTCTGTTTGTGTGAACTTTGCAGGATTTCCCTGGCATTTTCCCCAGAATCTTTGGCCACGAAGCCTTCGGGTGAGTGCTCGCTACACAGTTCTTTCCTGCACATTTTTTTCCTATTGTTTACTCAATTTCAACAGCATTCGTTGACAAAACATGCCGTGTCTTTGCGTTTCCCATTGAGGCTGTCAATTTTAGCAAAACTTGAAAGCTAGAGTGATGTTTGACGTTGAAATGCTACATGTGTCTCGTCTTTcgtggttgtctttgtagctgACGCTTCATAAAAGAAAAGATAGCATGGAAATTGAACTTTGATGTATACTGCTGCTCACCAATTCACCGTAGAAAGTGGACATAATGCGATTGTCAAAAGGTTCTGATAAACTAAGGATAGCTGGGCAGTAAATGACATTTGTGTTATTACCGCTCCGCTTCAGCGAATTCTGACGAATAACAAGTTGCACGGTGACGTTGTGTACTGTAGTGACTAGTGAGATACTCTCATTGAAGTTGACTCAGAATCGACTGCACAACTAAAACCTAAATAAGTCAAGTTTTATATATACAAGCTGATATTTTTTTCTTGATTCTAATCAGTAGGGTATTTTATATTATCTGCAAAAAATGGAATAAGTAGCAAATGTTGTTTGGTTAGCAGCTACAGAAAAGAATACACTACATTCCAACTAATGTAAACACTAATGGTATTGAAGCTGACGTCGTCTTGCCCCTGCTGATTCGTGTCGATATCTCAATTTTGAATGAAAGATTAGGCGGCCAATGTACTAGTTCTAGTTTGAAGTCTTCAGAGATTCGACGGTTGACTTAGCTTTAGCTAATCGATGTTCCGGCGAGAGATGGGTTGTTGCCATACAAGTTGACTTTTTCTAGCTACATTAGTGGTTCTTAATTGCCAAAAAAATCTTAATATTATTAATTAGAAATGTCTAATAGAGTATCATATTACTCATGAAATACACTATATGAACAACTATAAATTCGGAAAATtctaataaaaataataaatatcTAGGATTTAATTTATAGTATATTCTAATCATAATGTATATTCTGTTTTCTACAAAATTACATACCTCCGCCATTATAAAATGCATAAAGTAACCTTCAAATTTGCTAAATAATCCACATCTGTCGGCCTATCGCTACGAAAATACATAAAATAACCTTCTAAATCTACATCTTAATTGTCCACCTCTACCATCATAAAAGATAATTTAAAGTAACCCTAGAATTTGCTTATAAATTTTCCACATCTACCAAATACCATTCTCAAAGATAACGCAAAGTAAACCAAAATTTGCTTTTCAATTACCCACATATGCCAATATAAAGAATAATTTAAAATAATCCTTTATTCTTTATCCGAGTCAACCTCCTCTgcattataaaataaaaataaaaataaaatacccCTCAAATATGTTAGGAACTTCAACCCACAATACGTTCAAAGCAATTGGCATGCCCCCACCAAATTTATTTGGAACTTCAGAAATCCATGGCAGTAAAGGATTCCTGACAGAGCTAAAGGACTAGCGGCTATATTTGGATACACGCCTCATCTGGAGCCTGCTAATCGAAACCTGATCACAAGCTGAGACGAGCTCACGGGGCATGCCTCCTGTGCAGGGTTGTGGAGAGCGTCGGCGAGCACGTGGAGGAGTTCGCCGCGGGAGACGCGGTGGTGCCGACGTTCCTGGGGCAGTGCAGCGAGTGCGTGGACTGCAGGTCGGCGCGGAGCAACATGTGCTCCAAGTACCGGTTCGCGGTGCGCCCGGGGATGCCGCGCGACGGCACCACCCGGTTCAGCGACGGCCAGGGGCGCCCGCTCCACCACTTCCTGGGCGTGTCCAGCTTCACCGAGTACACCGTGGTGGACGTGAACCACGTCGTCAAGGTCAACCCCGCCATGCCGCCGGCACTCGCCTGCCTGCTCAGCTGCGGCGCCTCCACTGGTTGGTGCCGCAGAGATGACACGTTTCCTTGTTGCTGTGGGGAATCGTTGGTGATTTTATACGTCTGACCCAAGAAAATCGCAGGGATCGGAGCCGCATGGAAGCTGGCGAAAGTTGAGCCTGGATCTTCGGTCGCTATCTTTGGCCTCGGCGCTGTAGGATTGGCGGTTAAGTGACACATTCAGAGCACCACGTTTTTCTTCATTTATTACCACCAATATGTACACTTCTCAGAAATTCTGAGTTTGACAACAACACTTTACTGAGATTTAACCTCTGTCTAGTATTCAGCTGTCGTTTCAAAAAGAGAAGTATTTTAGTTGAGCAGAACTCGTAGTATATATATCCTCCTTGAATCCTTGATGACAGAATACTTTGTTTGTATACATAGCAAAAAAAAGAGTTTCTTCACTCCCTAAGTGTAGCTTTCGTCTTCTACAAAGTTAATTTAGTTTTCTGGGCACTACAATGCTGAATATTAATATTTGAAATTTTGACATGCAGGTGGCTGAAGGAGCCAGGATTTGTGGGGCGTCAAAGATAATCGGCGTGGATATAAACCCTGAGAAATATGAACTTGGCAAGCCCTTACTCTTATTTCTACCTTGATTGAAACTGTTCTGAACTTCAAGGCATTCTGAAGTGCAAAGTCCTGACGCACTTCGTCCGCTGTTTCTTCCTGCAGGAAAGAAGTTCGGCATGACACATTTCATCAATCCAAAAGAACTTGGCGAGAAACCTGTCTACCAGGTAATCACCCGTGTTCTTGCCATTTGGATCTCATTTTTTTAGTAGCGGTTGATACCTAGGGGTGATCTTCCCCCGAGTGCCCGTCTTTTAATCACAATTTTTTTCTCTCAACCTTTATGCTGAAACATCACATTGAGAAGTGTCCCTGTTTTGATTGTCAACAGGCGATCGTTGAGATGACCGACGGTGGCGCGGATTACTGCTTCGAGTGCATTGGACTGGCGGCGCTGATGAACGACGCATTTCGGAGCTCCCGTGACGTATGTACACTCATGGCGCCACGCCGCTATTTGAGAAACGATCTTGAGTTCTGAATGCACGGTGTTTCTATTTCTTTCATG harbors:
- the LOC136540495 gene encoding alcohol dehydrogenase-like 7, with product MENHGPKPIRCKAAVCRAAGEPLAIEEIVVDPPKAHEVRIRIICTSLCHSDVTFWRMKDFPGIFPRIFGHEAFGVVESVGEHVEEFAAGDAVVPTFLGQCSECVDCRSARSNMCSKYRFAVRPGMPRDGTTRFSDGQGRPLHHFLGVSSFTEYTVVDVNHVVKVNPAMPPALACLLSCGASTGIGAAWKLAKVEPGSSVAIFGLGAVGLAVAEGARICGASKIIGVDINPEKYELGKKFGMTHFINPKELGEKPVYQAIVEMTDGGADYCFECIGLAALMNDAFRSSRDGWGKTIILGVEMHGAPLCVSSHEILHGKSVIGSMYGGVKPKQDIPILADKYLNKELELDKFITHEVGFKDINEAFDLLLQGKSVRCTIWMDK